In Xiphophorus hellerii strain 12219 chromosome 4, Xiphophorus_hellerii-4.1, whole genome shotgun sequence, a single genomic region encodes these proteins:
- the LOC116718049 gene encoding bromodomain adjacent to zinc finger domain protein 2B-like isoform X4, which yields MCLKTTNTKMCSCKIGTGWFQEVVQQLCQRAEDISNNMESGERLASPAPTLSAARTSSPAASSSSSSSSSSSSSPAPHSKSSLAPSPSALGSTLNTSGRLFGGMGDQPFIGSTLSSAFPLVNHPAFGALYTAGAGRPEFGGLGSIGMSAALAAHPQLGALTEWWRAAEAHGRGAAAFIPSFIGFPPFFAPHIQPNHNTSPVQVRMPGKNSHDPPKGVNGAVNGSGVCPPTTQSGSYSASPTPVQAPTKPTRNSDPSNIHRSSPENNPSELVEKTIVKPKEKKSRRKPAGASLASHSESGTSSDSSSDGSLSSDLEDLAEEDEDDDDDEEDDEEDDKQSELSESEKRIKKKAKVLLPSTGTGKSERSLSREVQVKKDNQAKKGPSNHPTLVPLPCSVSPPTLSQTSPLGLQSSRTRTEGPQQHFSVIQSTGLAANPKPLALLTQPRREPSPTSSPIALTTSPRALSSTASPKPPKLLPSSSPQHLPLSLCSSPKPVSVPSPPRSTLLASTSPKPFGLTSSITSPQKSSLKPPRHTVPSAAKSNKKKQLEASLAQISEFRLKQTLMSQGQTFPAEQKKQQQGPNKSPKRTSLSSPPLPPVPPTAPQNNHSNLFLSSALLGLPEPHHPNGVIQSTTQDTPLALITKPRKDAASQGRSPQPNSDAGSMPVNLSTGASRTPASAQAGPPSQPSTTSPHATGHTSRKSKTPKVKGQTPAPGQADPLAAWKGFSQNHLVQSLVDLFRGGESGVGIPGVSIPGVGIPGVGIPGTCNPTAGLPANKESDDSGDDDDDDEDDDLEEEDEEDSDDSLSESDSNSDSDISGKKVKELKLLPSGSSKKEMTPRRLTKGPELLSTSTNHTATSCSPLNLQVIKSPCVATSSSALAYHSSAGSSSYSLASPLGLGKRKRVMDEKELMVPLELGWRRETRIKSVGGRPQGEVSYYAPCGKKLRQYPDVMKYLSRNGISGIARDNFSFSAKIRVGDFYEAREGPQGLQWSLLKEEEVVPRILAMEGRRGRPPNSERQLAGDVTKAGRRRKGRPPNVGDQLVTEGPSPSEVKLLRKLEAQEIARQAAQMKLMRKLEKQALARAAKEARRQQAIMAAEERRKQKEQIKILKQQEKIKRIQQIRMEKELRAQQILEAKRKKKEEAANAKILEAEKRIKEKELRRQQAEILKHQERERRRQHVMLMKAVEARKKAEERERLRQEKRDEKRLNKERKLEQRRLELEIARELKKPNEDMCLSDHKPLPEFSRIPGLILPGRAVSDCLMLMQFLRGFGKVLGLDLNADVPTLGMLQEGLLNVGDSMGQVQDLLVKLLSLAVCDPGLPPGQKTKTMLGDHLTNVGINRDNVSEVLQMYMSAHCSNTDLAPLALSLKTKAFQAHTPAQKASILGFLANELACSKAVISEIDKNLDQMANMRKDKIIMEGKLKKLKTIHAKRTGKREASTGMEENHSVGTPSSAAKRKRKLGGDSEDDDDDDDDSDDQAEDDDDDEEEEIKKVKKVETFDEDEVDQATSIEELEKQIEKLAKQHHQTRRKLFEISHSLRSMMYGQDRYRRRYWVLPHCGGVFIEAMESGEAPEELEEERQRRRRAAEEVKVKEEPQEFELHKEKPSSLNGQNLRTPSLEQQKDEGQEHGGKKNTQTLFYQQAGCISKLCTLRNVGKNVGKQSLKAEEKESPLGIQDSSPMNIPNASKKETLPSPNHTTPDPTAALIPSLVTTNDTTHIPPPISASLSFPCLPIRQESPGNTPPTSSPAPSPHLVFQTNDQLLRVLTERSGHWFSLLPRNPCDLSSLTTTPPGAPRGSPQASSTPGRPRSPPPSPALPLTPSAASASASPHHPTGLLTYPLSALQLKSGGSLLGVSFANWPSGVISPSLPLCSSPSPMPGHSLEGNTTASVSSKSESPIPRIEKSSSMPSPALEMPKSLDHLAPRPIPEELLTGWWRVSHIEQLRALVDALHSRGMRERGLQRQMQKYLEIIPQVCTKHKDVAMIELRELEESQVSVESVRGWCVEEQAMEMDIAVLQQVEELERKVTAASLQVKGWTYPDPQSEREDLVYYEHKPPTKSTPASGGAGDKDSKEHLEERGEKGGVMRHPDNPLDIAVTRLADLERNIERRYLRSPLGTTIQIRLDNVGTVTVPAPAPSSSADREGGEEEVAHGMKVWRKALSEVRSAAQLAMCIQQLQKSIAWERSIMKVYCQMCKKGDNEDLLLLCDGCDKGCHTYCHKPKITSIPEGDWYCPACISTASGPSPKTKKPPAKTVASSGGSSKKSGESKKNVKQTGNGEVSEEDSVSASSTPKKGSKDTSRKRKTEEASPALIPANQESPVCVKRAKTARDNNRDLGLCRILLAELERHQDAWPFLTPVNLKSVPGYRKVIKKPMDFSTIREKLVSSQYQNLETFIIDVNLVFDNCEKFNEDNSDIGRAGHNMRKFFEKRWTELLKQTN from the exons GCCGACTGTTTGGAGGAATGGGAGATCAGCCCTTCATTGGCTCCACGTTGTCAAGTGCCTTCCCTCTGGTGAACCACCCTGCCTTTGGAGCCCTCTACACTGCCGGGGCTGGCAGGCCCGAGTTCGGAGGCCTGGGCTCAATTGGGATGTCAGCTGCTCTGGCTGCCCACCCACAGTTAGGAGCTCTGACTG AGTGGTGGCGAGCTGCTGAAGCCCATGGACGCGGAGCTGCTGCCTTTATCCCCTCTTTCATCGGCTTTCCTCCTTTCTTCGCCCCCCACATTCAGCCCAATCACAACACTAGTCCTGTTCAGGTCAGGATGCCTGGCAAGAATAGCCATGACCCGCCTAAAG GGGTGAATGGTGCAGTGAATGGCAGCGGAGTCTGTCCTCCCACCACACAATCAGGGAGCTATTCTGCGAGTCCGACTCCCGTTCAGGCACCAACAAAGCCGACCAGAAATTCCGATCCGTCTAATATTCACCGTAGCAGCCCTGAGAACAATCCATCAGAGTTGGTGGAAAAGACGATTGTAAAACCTAAAGAGAAG AAGTCTCGGAGGAAGCCAGCAGGGGCTTCTTTGGCAAGTCACAGTGAATCAGGCACGTCCTCGGACAGCTCAAGCGACGGCTCTCTCAGCAGCGATCTGGAAGACCTCGCAGAGGAAGACGAAGATGACGATGACGATGAGGAGGACGATGAGGAAGATGACAAGCAGAGTGAACTTTCAGAATCTGAGAAACGGATAAAGAAGAAGGCAAAG GTGTTATTACCaagcactggaactggaaagAGTGAAAGGTCACTTTCTAGGGAGGTTCAGGTCAAAAAGGACAACCAAGCTAAGAAGGGGCCCTCTAACCACCCAACTCTTGTGCCATTACCCTGCTCTGTCTCCCCGCCCACCTTGTCCCAAACTTCGCCTCTGGGCCTGCAGAGCTCCAGGACCCGGACTGAAGGGCCACAGCAACACTTCAGTGTGATTCAGTCCACTGGTCTAGCTGCCAACCCTAAGCCTCTCGCACTCCTCACCCAGCCTCGTCGAGAGCCGTCACCAACCTCCTCCCCGATAGCTCTCACCACATCCCCAAGAGCACTGTCCAGCACTGCCTCTCCCAAACCTCCCAAACTGCTGCCGTCCTCCTCTCCCCAACACCTCCCTCTCTCCCTGTGCTCCTCCCCGAAGCCCGTCTCTGTCCCCTCTCCACCCCGCTCCACCCTCCTGGCATCTACCTCcccaaaaccttttggtttgacCTCGTCTATAACGAGCCCGCAGAAGTCGTCGCTGAAGCCACCGAGGCACACTGTGCCCAGTGCCGCCAAATCCAACAAGAAAAAACAGCTGGAGGCTTCACTGGCACAGATCAGCGAGTTCAGGCTCAAACAG ACTCTCATGTCCCAAGGGCAGACATTCCCAGCTGAGcaaaagaagcagcagcaggggCCAAACAAATCCCCAAAAAGGACGTCGCTGTCTTCGCCGCCATTGCCACCTGTTCCGCCTACTGCACCCCAGAACAATCACTCCAACCTCTTCCTTTCAAGTGCCCTGCTGGGTCTCCCCGAACCTCATCACCCAAATGGAGTCATCCAAAGCACCACTCAGGACACACCTTTGGCCCTCATCACCAAACCTCGCAAAGATGCTGCCTCTCAGGGCAGGTCCCCCCAGCCCAACTCAGATGCTGGGTCGATGCCTGTCAATCTGAGCACAGGGGCAAGTAGGACCCCAGCGAGTGCCCAGGCTGGTCCTCCATCGCAGCCTTCAACTACCTCACCCCATGCCACGGGTCATACATCTAGAAAAAGCAAGACGCCCAAGGTTAAAGGGCAGACACCAGCGCCGGGACAAGCAGACCCTTTAGCTGCCTGGAAGGGCTTCTCTCAGAATCACCTGGTGCAGTCTCTGGTAGATTTGTTTCGAGGAGGAGAATCTGGTGTTGGGATTCCTGGAGTGAGTATCCCTGGGGTTGGAATTCCTGGCGTGGGAATCCCTGGAACGTGTAACCCCACAGCTGGTCTTCCAGCCAACAAGGAATCAGACGACTCAGGAgacgacgacgatgatgatgaggatgatgacctcgaagaggaggatgaagaggattCTGATGATAGTCTTTCAG AGTCTGACAGCAACTCTGACAGCGACATTTCAGGAAAGAAAGTGAAGGAGTTAAAGCTGCTGCCCTCTGGATCATCCAAAAAAGAGATGACTCCTCGCAGGCTTACCAAAGGTCCAGAGCTACTGAGCACCTCAACCAACCACACCGCCACCAGCTGCTCCCCTCTCAACCTACAGGTCATCAAGAGTCCCTGTGTTGCCACCAGCTCCAGTGCCTTGGCCTACCACAGCTCTGCAGGCTCTTCTTCCTATAGCCTAGCTTCTCCATTAG GTTTAGGGAAAAGGAAGAGGGTGATGGATGAAAAGGAGTTGATGGTACCTCTGGAGTTGGG GTGGCGGAGAGAAACAAGAATCAAGTCGGTGGGTGGACGCCCGCAGGGTGAGGTGTCCTACTACGCTCCCTGTGGCAAGAAACTCAGACAGTACCCAGATGTGATGAAG tATCTATCCAGAAATGGAATAAGTGGCATCGCGCGTGATAATTTTAGCTTCAGTGCAAAGATAAGGGTTGGTGACTTCTATGAAGCCAGAGAAGGACCCCAG ggTTTGCAGTGGAGCCTGTTGAAGGAAGAAGAGGTTGTTCCTCGAATTTTGGCCATGGAGGGTCGCAGGGGTCGTCCTCCAAACTCAGAGCGGCAGCTAGCGGGAGATGTTACCAAAGCTGGTCGACGGAGGAAGGGACGGCCCCCCAACGTGGGCGATCAGCTCGTAACTGAAGGGCCCAGCCCCAGTGAGGTCAAACTTCTGCGCAAGCTGGAAGCTCAAG AAATTGCCCGACAGGCTGCCCAGATGAAACTGATGAGAAAACTGGAAAAGCAGGCGCTGGCACGTGCAGCTAAAGAAGCTCGCAGACAGCAAG CCATCATGGCAGCAGAAGAGAGAAGAAAGCAGAAGGAACAGATCAAGATACTCAAGCAGCAG gaaAAGATCAAGCGCATTCAGCAGATTCGGATGGAGAAAGAACTGAGAGCGCAGCAAATTTTGGAG GCCAAACggaaaaagaaggaagaagcTGCCAATGCCAAAATATTAGAGGCTGAGAAGCGCATAAAG GAGAAAGAGTTGAGGAGGCAGCAGGCGGAGATCCTTAAACACCAG gAGAGGGAAAGGAGGAGGCAACATGTAATGCTGATGAAGGCTGTTGAGGCTCGCAAGAAAGCAGAG GAGCGTGAACGCTTGCGGCAGGAGAAAAGAGATGAGAAGCGCTTGAACAAAGAGCGCAAACTGGAGCAACGGCGACTAGAGCTGGAGATAGCAAGGGAGCTGAAAAAGCCAAATGAAGACATGTGTCTTTCTGATCATAAG CCTCTCCCAGAGTTCTCCCGCATCCCTGGCCTCATCCTCCCTGGACGGGCAGTGTCAGACTGCCTGATGCTCATGCAGTTCTTGAGAGGCTTTGGAAAAGTTTTAGGACTTGATTTGAACGCAGATGTTCCCACCTTGGGAATGCTGCAGGAAGGCTTGCTCAACGTGGGGGACAGCATGGGCCAAGTTCAAGACCTTCTGGTTAAACTTCTCTCTCTAGCAGTCTGTGATCCCGGTTTGCCACCTGGACAAAAG ACAAAAACCATGCTGGGGGACCATTTAACCAACGTTGGCATCAACAGGGATAATGTCTCGGAGGTGCTGCAAATGTACATGAGCGCTCATTGTTCCAACACAGACCTGGCTCCTTTGGCCCTCAGTCTGAAGACCAAAGCCTTCCAGGCTCACACTCCTGCCCAGAAGGCCTCCATTCTGGGGTTCTTGGCTAATGAGCTGGCCTGCAGTAAAGCTGTTATCAG TGAGATTGACAAGAATCTGGATCAAATGGCTAACATGAGGAAAGACAAGATTATTATGGAAGGAAAACTGAAGAA GCTGAAGACCATTCACGCCAAGCGAACTGGAAAGAGGGAGGCCAGCACGGGTATGGAAGAGAACCATTCCGTTGGTACTCCATCCTCTGCCGCCAAGCGCAAGAGGAAGCTGGGTGGAGACAGTGAGGATGACGACGATGACGATGATGACAGTGATGACCAGGCAGAAGACGACGATgacgatgaggaggaggaaattaaaaaagtaaaaaaagtggAGACCTTTGACGAG GATGAAGTCGACCAGGCCACCAGCATTGAGGAGCTTGAGAAGCAAATAGAGAAATTAGCTAAG CAACATCATCAGACCAGAAGAAAGCTCTTTGAGATATCTCATTCTCTGCGCTCCATGATGTATGGTCAGGACCGGTATCGGCGCCGGTACTGGGTTCTGCCACACTGTGGAGGGGTGTTCATTGAAGCTATGGAGAGTGGAGAAG CCCCAGAGGAACTGGAGGAGGAGcgacagaggaggagaagagcaGCCGAAGAGGTCAAGGTAAAAGAGGAACCGCAGGAGTTTGAACTCCACAAGGAGAAGCCTAGCAGCCTCAATGGACAGAACCTTCGGACACCGAGCTTGGAACAACAGAAAGACGAGGGTCAGGAACatgggggaaagaaaaacactcagaCTCTGTTCTACCAGCAGGCCGGTTGCATCTCCAAACTGTGTACACTCCGAAACGTTGGCAAAAACGTTGGCAAACAATCTCTAAAGGCAGAGGAAAAGGAGAGTCCACTTGGGATACAAGACAGCAGTCCCATGAACATTCCTAATGCCTCCAAGAAAGAAACATTACCTTCCCCCAATCATACTACCCCAGATCCAACGGCAGCATTAATTCCTTCCTTAGTGACCACTAATGACACTACACATATCCCTCCTCCAATTTCAGCATCTTTATCTTTCCCCTGCCTGCCAATACGACAGGAAAGCCCAGGGAACACTCCTCCAACTTCTTCTCCTGCACCATCTCCACACCTCGTATTCCAAACCAATGACCAGTTGCTCAGAGTTCTGACCGAGAGGAGTGGGCACTGGTTCAGTCTACTTCCTCGCAACCCTTGTGACCTCTCTTCTCTTACCACTACTCCGCCAGGAGCGCCGCGTGGCTCTCCTCAGGCGTCTTCAACACCTGGCAGACCTAGGTCTCCACCTCCTTCCCCTGCCCTACCTCTCACACCTTCTGCCGCCTCAGCGTCCGCTAGCCCGCATCACCCAACTGGTCTCCTCACCTACCCTTTGTCTGCCCTGCAG TTGAAGTCAGGGGGCTCATTGCTTGGGGTTTCTTTTGCAAACTGGCCTAGTGGTGTGATAAGTCCCAGCTTACCTCTGTGCAGTAGCCCCAGCCCCATGCCAGGCCATTCCCTGGAGGGCAACACAACAGCAAGTGTCTCTAGTAAGAGTGAGTCACCTATACCTCGCATTGAGAAAAGCTCCTCTATGCCCTCTCCCGCCTTGGAGATGCCAAAGTCTCTTGACCACCTTGCACCTCGCCCCATTCCAGAAG AACTGCTGACAGGTTGGTGGCGGGTATCTCACATCGAACAGCTGCGGGCACTGGTTGATGCTCTCCACAGTCGAGGAATGCGGGAGCGGGGCCTCCAGCGGCAGATGCAGAAATACTTGGAGATAATCCCGCAGGTTTGCACCAAACACAAAGATG TGGCCATGATTGAGCTCCGGGAGCTTGAGGAAAGCCAGGTCAGTGTGGAGTCAGTGCGGGGCTGGTGTGTGGAGGAACAGGCCATGGAAATGGACATTGCTGTGCTGCAGCAGGTTGAGGAGCTGGAGAGGAAAGTGACTGCAGCCAGCTTGCAAGTCAAG GGCTGGACCTACCCAGATCCTCAGTCTGAGCGAGAGGATCTGGTGTACTACGAGCACAAGCCCCCCACTAAGTCAACACCAGCATCAGGAGGTGCAGGAGATAAGGACTCCAAGGAGCATCTTGAGGAACGCGGAGAGAAGGGCGGGGTGATGCGTCACCCGGACAACCCTCTGGACATAGCAGTGACACGTCTGGCCGATCTGGAGCGCAACATCGAGAGAAGGTACCTGAGGAGCCCCTTAGGTACCACCATTCAGATCAGGCTGGATAATGTGGGTACGGTCACTGTCCCTGCCCCCGCCCCATCCTCTAGTGCTGACAGGGAAGG CGGTGAGGAGGAGGTAGCCCACGGTATGAAGGTATGGAGGAAGGCTCTGAGTGAGGTCCGCAGTGCCGCCCAGTTGGCCATGTgcatccagcagctgcagaagtCTATCGCTTGGGAAAGGTCTATCATGAAAGTG TACTGTCAGATGTGCAAAAAGGGGGACAATGAGGACCTCCTTTTGTTGTGCGATGGCTGTGACAAAGGGTGTCACACTTACTGTCACAAACCCAAGATCACCAGCATTCCCGAAGGAGACTGGTACTGTCCAGCCTGCATTTCAACG GCAAGTGGTCCATCCCCAAAGACCAAAAAGCCTCCAGCCAAAACTGTAGCTTCTAGCGGAGGAAGCAGCAAAAAAAGCGGGGAGTCCAAGAAGAACGTGAAGCAGACAGGTAACGGGGAGGTATCAGAGGAGGATTCAGTCAGTGCCAGCAGCACGCCCAAAAAAGGATCAAAAGACAccagcaggaagagaaaaacagaggagGCTTCACCTGCTCTGATACCAGCCAATCAGGAGAGCCCTGTGTGTGTGAAACGAGCCAAGACAGCAAGAGACAACAACAGGGACCTGGGATTATGCAG AATTCTTCTCGCAGAGTTGGAGCGGCATCAGGATGCATGGCCTTTTCTCACGCCTGTCAACCTAAAATCGGTCCCTGGCTACAGGAAGGTCATAAAAAAGCCGATGGACTTCTCCACTATACGTGAGAAGCTTGTGAGCAGCCA GTATCAAAACCTGGAGACTTTCATCATTGATGTCAACTTGGTCTTTGATAACTGTGAAAAATTCAATGAAGACAATTCGGACATTGGTCGAGCTGGTCATAACATGAGGAAGTTTTTTGAGAAGCGCTGGACTGAGCTTCTGaagcaaacaaactaa